The following are encoded in a window of Balaenoptera ricei isolate mBalRic1 chromosome 1, mBalRic1.hap2, whole genome shotgun sequence genomic DNA:
- the LOC132372160 gene encoding SLAM family member 5-like, with amino-acid sequence MGPCSEDPHLCWASRLLGFTSLLLSICCTGVKSSGTHGSGVQDSGAHVHLHRVRGGSVLFHVIRKQEANLEEVTWGFGPDSNYRVLLRVYAGADAPTWVSLQDKYQQRVHVPGILSLKIENLTPEDSGLYRARASFTGGIELNQVFPLTVYEPVPLPQILFKLPSITPSWCNVTLECRASGATEDLNVTWQNKGLPRELEQRVTPGPASNSWTLPVNLPLSQPNASLTCVVSNQVDQKTATLDLGEVCVHDSQGQVSADPLPGILGAVVVVLLILGGGLYLWKTCEKKKKMQTGRGTELQEDHRDNDSGIQYAELSQQESRKDMHKGIGEQHLEEKEPVNTVYSEVHKPEREAMKII; translated from the exons ATGGGGCCCTGCTCAGAAGACCCCCATCTCTGCTGGGCCTCCCGGCTCCTGGGATTCACCAGCCTACTCCTCA GCATCTGCTGCACTGGGGTCAAGAGTTCTGGGACACATGGTTCTGGAGTTCAGGATTCTGGAGCCCATGTTCATCTGCACAGGGTTCGAGGAGGTTCTGTGTTGTTTCATGTGATCAGGAAGCAAGAAGCTAACCTGGAGGAGGTCACATGGGGCTTTGGCCCTGACTCAAATTACAGAGTCCTGCTGCGAGTCTATGCTGGGGCAGACGCTCCCACTTGGGTCAGCCTCCAGGACAAGTACCAGCAGAGGGTCCATGTGCCCGGCATCTTGTCCCTGAAGATTGAGAACCTGACCCCTGAGGACAGTGGACTGTACCGGGCTCGAGCCAGCTTCACTGGAGGAATAGAACTTAACCAAGTTTTCCCCCTCACTGTCTATG AGCCGGTGCCCCTTCCCCAGATCCTGTTCAAGTTACCATCCATCACACCAAGCTGGTGCAATGTCACCCTGGAGTGCAGAGCCTCAGGGGCCACAGAGGACCTGAACGTGACCTGGCAGAACAAGGGCCTCCCCAGGGAGCTGGAGCAGAGAGTGACACCGGGACCAGCCTCCAACTCCTGGACCTTGCCTGTGAACCTGCCCCTGAGCCAGCCCAATGCCAGTCTCACCTGTGTGGTCAGCAACCAGGTGGACCAGAAAACTGCCACCTTAGACCTTGGGGAAGTCTGTGTCCATG ATTCACAAGGACAGGTCAGTGCTGACCCCCTGCCAGGCATCCTAGGGGCTGTCGTGGTTGTGCTGTTGATCCTTGGAGGAGGACTGTACCTTTGGAAGACAtgtgagaagaagaagaagatgcagACTGGAAGAG GTACAGAACTGCAGGAGGACCACAGGGACAATGATAGTGGCATCCAGTATGCGGAGCTGAGCCAGCAGGAGTCTCGAAAGGACATGCACAAG GGTATTGGTGAACAACATTTAGAAGAAAAGGAGCCTGTTAATACTGTCTACAGTGAGGTccataagccagaaagagaagccATGAAGATAATTTAA